tttttaaggacaagagccaaaATTCCCATTATAGCATGGTACCCACAAATGACTCAGAGGGCTATCCATCTTTTTGGCATTTCCTCTGGTTTTACTTAATTAGGCTATTTACATGTGAGTCACAAGATGTTTGTTTgagggaacaagtataacatttgtataatgcaagtttgttttcttatatattttttgagtAAATTCTTGTAAATCCAGAGAGAGACAGAGATTTCAATTACCGAGACTAGAAGGCCAATTTCGACAGAGACAAACAGTACTCCAAAGAAGGCACCAATGCAAACAATGAAGTCCATCTTGTCTACTTTCCAGATATGATATGCTTCATTTATGTCGATCAATCCAGGAAGTGCGGATAAAATAACCGATGCAAGGATAGCTAGTGGAGTGTAGTATAAAAGCTTGGTTAACAATTCCAGGGATACGAAAACTGTAATAGCCATAACTATGTTTGATACCACAGTTTCACATCCTGCACTGAAATTCACTGCTGTCCTTGAAAATGAACCTGTAACAAATTTTCAGCAAAACTTATTACTCCTTCcgcttcaatttgtttgtctggttTTGACTTGTCACGAAGTTTAAAAAAGGAAAGatacattcttttttaaacgaactaaaaggaaaagtaagacaaacaaattaaaacgaaGGTAGTATATCAGAACTCGTATGACTTATCATAAGGATATTCAAGATTTTGAACATAATAAGTGAAAGTGTAAGGAATTGAGATTTCACCAGTTGCTGTATAGCAAGAAGTTAAAGATCCCACAATGTTCATAAAACCCATGGCTACCATTTCTTTGTTCCCATCAAGATGATAGCCTTTCATGGAAGCAAATGATCGTCCAACAGCAATTGCTTCCTGAGGAAAACCAAGAACATTTCAACATTAAGAATCCTTCCAATTTAGTGATTTTTAGGAAATCAAAAAGGAAGAACAAAGAGTAGGAACATACAGTTAGAGCTACGAGAGCACAAATTAGTCCAATTTTAGTGACTTGTCCAAGGTGTGGACCATTGAACTGTAACTGATGAACTGAACTTGGATTAAGACCCCCTTTGAAGTGTTTTACAATTTTGACTCCGTGTTGATCAGCCTTCGTTAAATAAACCATCAAGGTTGATACTATAACTGATAATAAAGGAGCAATAGCCGGTAGCCAGAATAGTTTCTTATTCCTTTTACCCTGCAGTATTTAGGTGGCCAATAGATTAGTGAATGAAACAGGAAAAAATCACCAAAATTTGATCGAGGACAAATGAGTACACCTTATTTACTTACTATAAATCTGGTTACGAGTATGAAGATGAGGAATGAACAGCCAAGTATAAAATTCATAGGAGACAACTGAAACAAGTCCAATGAGAAATCAGTAAGATGAATATGCAAAAAATCAATCGAAAAGAAGTTCAGAAACTTACTGCCTCATCATGAAATGATCTGAAAACAGCTTTAAGCACAGATACCACATCAGTTTTGTTAGTTAAGTGACTAATTCCTATGAGACTTTTTAATTGTTGAAGACCAATTATAATGGCTGCACCTCCCATGAATCCAACTATGGCAGCATGTGAAAGAAAATCCACAAGAAATCCCAACCTGCACATACATCAAGATtaacatacaacaacaataacatacgagtgtaatcccacaagtggggtctggggagggtgaAGTGAACTCAAACCTtacttacccctaccttgggaGGTAGGGAGATTGTTTCTGAAACTGCCTTGTCTCAAGGAAAAGCATATCAACCAGATGGAAAAAGAAATAACGGAAGTGAAGAAATCATGGCAAAATATTATAGAAAGCATGACAAAGCattctaaaaagaaaaaaagaatagtaACTACAACAAAATAGTGCGATAATCGAAGTACAAGAGACATAGATATAACAGAAATCGAAGGACAAGAAACTACAAGAGAAATACTACGAGTACCAGTATGGAAGGATAAGCAAGCCAACGCTCTACTATGTACAAATCTTCTGTCCTAATCCCTGTCCTACACAACCTCCTATCTACCTCTAATCAAGATTATCATACATATTCCAAAAAAGAGAACTTTTAAACATATTCTAAAAGAAACTTTACCTTAATAGGCCAAATGCAGCCTGGAATGTACCAGCAAAGAAAGTGACAGTAAAAACAAGGCTTGTATAAGCAATAGGATCAACTGCAGGATCTACAATTTCGGTAATCATTGCAGAAAGCAGTAGCGATACAACAGCAACAGGACCAATAGCGAGCTCTCGTGAACTTCCCATCACAGCATATATCAATGGTGGCACAACACTAGTGtctaaaatacataaaaatgaaaagatataagctaagaaaaaacaaaagaaaaagagatgaaCAAAAAGAAATTACACTGGTTTTCAAAACTTACATAAGCCATATTGAGGATCAAGGTTTGCAAGATTAGCATATCCTATACTCTGCAAGaagtattatttttaaatacaacATTTCAAAAGGTGCAAGGAACAAATACTAATGCTAAACTATGCGACCAGtctcatctaaaagcttaagCCGTTAAAAATATGGTCGCACaattcaacatagtaccagAGTAAGTAGAGGTCCTATGTTTGTCACCGTTACCTCTTATCAAGAAAAAATTTCACATGCTTGACCTATGAAAACATCATGCCCGCACATAAGAGAACGTACTTAAAAACATCATATGCTCTCTAACTGCTTAAGCTTTTAGATGAACTGGTTGCACAAAATTCAAGAACTAACACCTTATCTTTATTTGCTATACCTGAGGAATGCAGAGACTAGCAAGAGTTAAGCCAGCCAACAAATCATGCTTGAACATACTAGCTTTATAATTCCTTCCCCAGCTAAGAATTGGAAATAACCCTTGCAAGAATGAAAAGACCCCAGCTTTGCATTGCTTTgaatttgaaggaaaaaaacTGTTTTTTTGTGGCAAAACAGTTTCACTAACTGAATTGATGAGCTCATTGGCAAAACTTGGTGGCTCCGGAGAATTCAGCAGCCACTGAGTTCTCTCATTCCTTCCATTAGCATCGAGCTGCAATTGTTGCAGCTCGATGCTGATGCTCTCATTTGGCTGTGaacacatttttattttttttactttatctcTTTCAAGTTTCTTGATTGAATCTTGAACTAAATGCTCTCATATTTCAAGAAGAATGAACCATGTGTTCAATATTTATACATGTGCTAAATTTTAGTCACTACTGGGAAAGGCATTTACCTTGTCATGTTAGGGCTATTAATAGCAATTAACTAATAAAATAGTAACAATTATTGCCAAAATTAGAAGCTTTATTGATAGCTCCTTGGACAAAGATGATGCTATAGAAGCCCTAAAAAGACAATCATCAAGGTCTCAAGATAAGGAGTTGCAAGCCAAGATTATTGGACTTCAATGGAAACTCAAGAAGATGCTTATCACGGAAGAAAAACCCAAGAACGAGTCTAAGAATTATGGTGAAGAATGGACTAAGTGCTACACATATTTTATGATTCAAGTCCAAATTCAAATGGAAGAAGATTAGGCTCACATGGAGCTGAATTTCTGCCCGAAAAAAGGAGCTTAAAATCCTCACCGAGGAAAAGTCACGTACAAGTTTTGGTCTAAGTTGGAAAGTTTTCCTTATTTCCTTAGGGAAGAATTTTtggtattatttttatatgttttcgtagtttaaagtttcctattatgttttatttattatttccatAAAAGTAGGTTCTATTCCCATTCTATTTGGGATAGTTTTTCCCCTAGGGGCAGggtttattattttgagcagattaatattatttgaaagtTTTCTCTTCTTTACACCTTTGTGTATGGTAACTATGAATTTATCTTATAAAAATGATTCTTTAAGAGGTAAGATTAATTCTTAATTTGATATCTTTGGTTCTTATTCATAAATTAAAGAAGGTGATTAGTCTTATACTAATTGTTGTCTCTAGTTTCTTCGAAATAGGGGTCTGGATCATTTCTGATCTAAGTTCTTGAATTGACTCTATTAATATCACAATTAGTTTAATTCGCtaattttgaatattaagatCAAGTAGAATTCTTAGCACTTTATCTTAAAATTTGGGAGTTTTATTCTCGAATTTCACATATCTTTCAATTTCTGTATTTAATCTTTATAATTTcgcttccgcattattttattgtttattcAGGCAGCCGATTCTTATCACTTATGGTATACAAAGAAATCGCATGTTTCATTAAATTATAGCAATTATCCTATTTTTAATATTCATCACTAATAATTAGCGATCTCTAATTTTCTTGATTCCTTCTCATGCCAATAATcagaattaaaaaaagaatgtcAACGCATCTAAAGAAAAAGGATTAATCtacataaataataaatctACTAAAGCAACACCAATAACAGTAGCAACATAAAGATTTAGTTTTGCCCTCTGTTTATAGTTAGAATCACCAGATAATCACTTATTTACAAATTTTGTGTGCGaaaaattgtttttattttccATCTCATGGAAAATTTTGTTTGTTCCACTTAGTCTTATCTCCCTCTAGGACTATTTTAGTGATAGTTTCTGTAGGAATTGGACCATCATATTTGGTCAAATACCTAGCAATAAACTTTTGTATATGTTCCTTGCATTACGATATATTTGAACAATTGTTCCTAGATAACAAGCTTAAATATTTTCTTCCTAATGAGATTGATATGATGATAGTGAGGATGTTGATAATAGTGACAATCTTGATGTTATTGATTGACATTGTATATGAAATTGAAACTGCTAACTAGGATGAAAAGACTAAATGTGAATATATCGCTAGAAATAGACCGATTTTATATTATCCTCGGATTACTAGCCAATATGTTTTTTTCTCATGCGTACTTTATGTTTCTGCATTACATATTAGACTCAATTGTGAAATTGTGAGCTTGTAAGCTCAACAATCCATTGATGAACTAAGAGGAAGCTTAAAACAGAaaatagagagaagatttaTTAATCTATCTTCCATGGAGAATGAAGGATAGATCGATGTTTTATCGCCAGCTCATATCCCATCCTAACAATCAAGTAACCAAACCAACTAACTGATCAGTAAcgaactaatgaaatgactcaTAACTAACTAAAGGACTAGGTTCACTTGTGTACAACAACTAATTAATAGACCAGATTCATCATGTGAGCATTTAAACACACCCCATCAAGCTAAAGGGTGCAAGATATTAAGCACAACAAGCTTGGCTAGAAGATGCAAATGTTGAGTGTGACCCAAACCTTTAGTTAGGAAATCTGCATCCTGCTCTTAAGTATGGACTAGACAACTTCAACCAACTTGCTTTGATCTTGTCCCTGATGAAGTGGCAGTctatctgtaatgacctagaaggtcatttttggaacttTCATAAAATGATCACTTTACCCCTTTCTTTAGTTACCCCAAGTCGTTTATGATtggtaccgggtgttgatttttagaaatcttatgaaaaactaagtctttgaaaattttgagctttcataagctttaagtattaaaaattaGTATTGGGGTCAATCAGAGTTACAAGTCTCGGAACGGAATTCTGTAGATTCCAGCAGCTTtgaaatgtcaaaattggctTAAGAGAATTTACAGAATCAGTTTTtaagttgtaacgaagatttgaggccttgagttgataatttgaggattttaaaccaaggtttgactttggtcaacttttggagtttcgttGCTCGAAATGGAACTCCGACAATTCCGTTGGGTTTGGGAGATGATTTTTggattaagaaaaatattggtTGAAtgtttagaggtcccgagcctattttggtattttgaagacCTAAGTTGTTTAGTTGCGATTTTTCAAGTTATGGGTCAAAaagacctcgaatttgaattctaaTGGTTCTAACAACCccgaatggccaaattaggctagtggcATTGTtggcatgactatcgaggcaatcgatacgagtttggggccatttagcgcatttgattttaaaagttagcctatggttgactttggtcaacattcttgaaaaatgagcttgaatgaaaattctgacagctcggttagttttggaatgtctattttggtctagaatgacccttcgttctcTTTCCAAGGCTTCCGATCTAATTTCGAGGCCCGTTGTGcaatgtggcttaaaatgacacttagaTGTAGGactcactttttattaaaatgatctcgtatggaaattttgaatgtatcattgagtctggaatttcaaatttagtgggttagcatatctggtttatttttattagattcCGAATAAATCCCGAACACCCCATCGAAAAAGCAACAGCACAGTAGCAAGGCCCTTTTTGGGGTTTGGTctaaactttaaaaccccataacttgagttatatagctccaaattgggtgattcaaaaagaaaacttgtgagattttttgtgGAGAACACATTGGAGAGGTTGAAAACttatttggagcattcgattcaggtaaaaatcttgattttatttGTAGCAGTATCCATTTTCGAAATGAATTTtcgaagaactttgagaagttatttcttggtctatataaacccgattttcatgattcaagggtctaaattcaaaataatttcatgAGGAATCTCTTGGTGAGCTTAGAAATGCTAGAggaagcttcgtttgaggtaacaATGCGTGTTTAGTTATTGATTTAGTCTTTTTCAGAATGAAATATTGTTGAAATTTGGaaaagtgtatcttggtcaatataattccgttttgagtgatttttgaggctagattatAGGTTTTTCGCAAGAAAAGTCATGGTATAATTTTGTTTGATTGtgagatttttgtttttgagaaatcgatgTATAAAGAGGCtatcttgtttgttttcttagtttgaaaatgtgagaattgattgtttgatcgtcttgcattattttttcatccCAAATTATACTATAAATCTGAATTGTGAGATTGGGGTAACGTTTgaaacctgttttgggggtcaaatccagaattttgtatgcgggtcccataatttctattttagaccccaaaattggtccatctcgaAAAATTATGAAATCAGTATCTAAACGCCCGTATTGaagttgtggttctatttttgacaatgTCACAGCATTCCGAGACttttcaaaagggaaaagccttagcacagtgatttgaagcttgcgtgtttagcctacaggtaggctacggtttacctttttttagattgagctggaatgtgtgaaagcatgttgaaatagttgaaattttggttggttagtttaattgtatatctcaggtgttagaaTTCATGcattaggcttgttatcggatTTTTTCGAGTATTTAGAatcatgtgtatcttgtcgttatttgttagtattataaggaaatttgaatgagcatgttattGATACTTTGAAGTATGTTGgacttagtataggatgtaaattTGCTTTAGATTCCTCagcgtcgctccggtggacttagatccttgtagaatgatATAGCAGGCTAGTGTTTGATaatttggccttagctaggcgttacctttgctcttaaaaatacccTCATCTATAAATtggtataatcgtgacttttgtGATGTGTTGGCAACACTAGATTTCATGATCATTGACTTTGGCTCTAGTTTATATTTTGGCGGTATATTCATTGACTCATTTgtgaaaagatttttggtactgttgtattctagttgggaaggAGAATATTTGGCATCATGGAATAAATTATATGTGAGTATCCAGGTACCTAATCCCGGCCTCCATTCTAAATTATCGGAGAGCATTCGGGTACCTAATCTTGGCCTTTGTCGGCTTGCTATTATGacaagcattcgggtacccagtcttGGTCTCGATCATATCAATGTTTTacgacgagcatccgggtacccagtcttgGGCTCGATCATATCAATGTTTTAtggtgagcatccgggtacccagtcccggcctcgactgTACTGATGTATTATGGAAAGCATCCGAGTACTCAGTCTTGACCTTatccactttgaacattcgacCGAGCATCTGGGTCTCTGTCCTGGACTCGACCCCTAAGGCACCCCTTGTTtgttgactcttggagattttgggctttggaaatgatacagttctTCAATTCCTAACATTGCAAAGTTTTAGTTCCCAACCTTGATAGTTGTACCTATTATGTATACTCGATGAACTTATGAAGGttcgttcgggtttttatttaatttatgcaTTAGTATaccggctgggcttatgggggcccagttgggtatatttagttgtagttctcattgatagtactcttttcccttttgatgcttatatTGATTCCTACTTAggcttatttctctttttcatattgcttttaccttttctgcttagtcggcctatgatgcctactgggtacctattgttttggtactcatactacactctacatctactttcTTGATGCAGGatcgagcaccagctactgCCGTGGATAAATTGAGCCTGTTGtagtcagcttcggagactagggtgggAACTTGACGTTTTTGAATCATTTCAGTCTCCTTCAGTATGAATGGCttgtcttttgccttttgagactagccagttgttgtataacTTCCAGTctactttcgggacttgtactcatcttttatatTGTAGCAGCTCCGTACTTGTGACTTCCGGTTTCTAGGAAGGatttttagttgtttatatcatgttttagtTTACTTCCGCTAATTCATTTtgcttacttttataattcgtcactcttatttagtttttgCCCTCAAACTCATTACTTGACGTTCGAATTTATGAATTGGCTTACCTACttgtgggttatagtaggtgtcataaTGACCTAAGGAAAATCGGGTCGTAGAAAGTTTATATTAGAACCCCAGGCTCGTTGCTCTCACTTGTACAAAGCTAATGTCTAGTAGGGTCTCGCGGATGGGTGCGGAGACATCCCTAACTTATCTtagggaggctacaggatgtcattaggaatatTCTCTATATTGTATCATTTTGTGTAGTGTCGTGTCTTATTGATTtcctgaaatctcatttgttccactcttttgcATAAATAGTTCGTACGCACGGTACCATCGGTCGTGATGACATACCAATGCCTGGAAGGCCTAAGGTCAGCCCTGTGGAATAGGTAGGGGAGCAGCACCAACTCCCGACCTGGGGATAGAGCCGGAACTGGTAGAGGAGCATCAGGACGC
This Solanum dulcamara chromosome 1, daSolDulc1.2, whole genome shotgun sequence DNA region includes the following protein-coding sequences:
- the LOC129889581 gene encoding low affinity sulfate transporter 3-like translates to MCSQPNESISIELQQLQLDANGRNERTQWLLNSPEPPSFANELINSVSETVLPQKNSFFPSNSKQCKAGVFSFLQGLFPILSWGRNYKASMFKHDLLAGLTLASLCIPQSIGYANLANLDPQYGLYTSVVPPLIYAVMGSSRELAIGPVAVVSLLLSAMITEIVDPAVDPIAYTSLVFTVTFFAGTFQAAFGLLRLGFLVDFLSHAAIVGFMGGAAIIIGLQQLKSLIGISHLTNKTDVVSVLKAVFRSFHDEALSPMNFILGCSFLIFILVTRFIGKRNKKLFWLPAIAPLLSVIVSTLMVYLTKADQHGVKIVKHFKGGLNPSSVHQLQFNGPHLGQVTKIGLICALVALTEAIAVGRSFASMKGYHLDGNKEMVAMGFMNIVGSLTSCYTATGSFSRTAVNFSAGCETVVSNIVMAITVFVSLELLTKLLYYTPLAILASVILSALPGLIDINEAYHIWKVDKMDFIVCIGAFFGVLFVSVEIGLLVSVGISFARIILDTIRASTEVQGRLPGTMDTFCDITQYPGATRTSNILIIRINSGSLCFANSTSIRESVKKLVTHTNGSEENTKENVHFIVLDMSNVMSVDTSGIGMIEELHRELVSQSIQLTIANPRLRVINKMKTSKCFDKLGKGWIFLTIRDAVDACLSLKIDDSSSTNC